In Mangifera indica cultivar Alphonso chromosome 7, CATAS_Mindica_2.1, whole genome shotgun sequence, the genomic window aaaaaaaaaaaaaaaagagtaaatcaCTGTATCCCGCCCAAGATTTCAGAAATTGTAGTTgtgaaatctctttgaatcactaaatggccaaatgactatgtcccacctaaggtttgatgttttctcaagtttccaccctttaactatagaaacaccgaatacccacctatgatcggttagatttaacaaaaccctaacggtgataagggtaaaatcattattttcactataatattaaaaataaattaaaatagaatctattttacccccctaaactttaaaaattaaaattttcctccaacctaagttttaaaaaatcgccatttcaccctaaggtttcattttgaaatctccagctccattgtcGACGGTCTCTCTCTTCGAAAACTTTCTCTCCTTTCGACAAattctttcctcccatttggacgttcGATCAGAGTCGagaaagacgaagttcttcgtcttcgcagacgaagacgagatgactcaacgtcctctgggaagatgagtcgtcttcatttggaaagacgatttctcttcccagacgacttctcTCTGCGTCGGATGCATAGTACAAGAGTTGAGGGccgtcgtcggtggaagagaaatcgtcgGGAGGGAAAGACGACTGGTGATGGCGCCGAaaaaagtgaaagggtttggaaataaaccctaagggggaaatataatctttttaaacttagcttaagggaaaatattagtttttaaacttttagagaggaaaatgagattaaatttatcaccgttagagctttgttaaatctaatcagccataagtgggtgtttgatattttcatagttaaatagtagaaacttgagaaaacatcaaaccttgggtggaaatagtcgtttggccttactAAATTGCAAACTCCTGCCCAAAATACTATTCCATTGGAAAACTAATAATAGAAAGACATCGGCACTAAAGTGTAATCTGATCGGAATTTTATTAGGGCAAGTGTGATTTGATAAGAAATCTAGATATGATTTAGGTAGGGTATCAATCGAAAAGTTGAAATTTCAACCACCTTCATCACTAAACAAGTCAAATccacctctttttttttttttttatcgttaCTGATATTATCCAccatgagtaatattatgtgtatctattttgagtatataaatatatacacactcatatatgtcatcatatgattgattattattttattcttaattcaaaatcatccaatcatataatgacacatataaatgtgtacacatttatgtacccaaagtaggtacacatagttttattgtatccACCATTTGTAAATGtagtattataataaaattatatgtatatattttaagtgcataaaataaatatattgataatgtgtcatcatatgattgaataattttgaaaatcagataataatatattatctgtgtatctattttgtatactcaaaatatatatatatatatatatatatatatagtattattattttctatataaaaatttgtctttCGTAGAAAGCTGACGATCTACTTCTACTTGGTTATACGATCCACTTCATTTGCAGATCTATTTTCATTTGCAAATAGATCTGTAATTAATGCCTGTAGTTTTGAAACGATTTGTCGGGTGTTTGATGgctaagaaaatgaaagaaagtgCGAGAAAGTAAAGGAACTATAGAGTCAAACCAGagcaaaatttttatatagagGCAAGGCTCTTGACATACACCATTCAATTTGGCAGCAGGGTCCATATTGGTAGGTGGAAAACATAAATGGAAgacttttttatgttaatttataGGCAGGCAGATGACACTGCTGCATACTTTCTCTGTATTGGCCATTGGCAATCCACTGAAGGTACGGTAATGTCCACATTCACCTAAATGCTTAATCAATAATATCAATTCAAGAGAGAAAATGCCAAAATGGTATTGATTCAATGTTTCACTTAAATATGACCGGTGAAGTGCGTAGTGATTGCAAATTAGAAGtctcttaaaattaatgaaaaagctTGAAATTTTTGTAACTTTAACCTACCAACCAATTAATCTTATCCCATTTACAGATACACGTACGGCCGTTACATCTTCGTTTTCCTCTCGATCTTTCCATGTTTCTTCtgaatattttatgtaaaactaTACGTGGTTATGGCAAGATTTGACTGAATATGTATCGCCCGTAGCCAGAAAATGTGATTTTCAACCAGTAAAGTTATAGTCGAGGGGTTTCTCCTTTTCTATCTTGTGCATAATTTATGATTATGCCAATTTGCTATGGTTGCATGCCTACGAGAATTAAAGGCTCCGGTAgaatctaattataattatatttcgGTCTTGACACTGTAGATAGCAAAACAATATTCTTTACatcaattcatattaaaacaatattgttttgatcgTTTTTAATCATCTAAAGAAAGCTAGTTTTAAGCTCAATTGAGGTTGAGCCAGCTCTTGCTTCCGTGTCTTATGAAATTCAAGTCAGGAAAAGGATTGGAATTTATGTATGGTCATTGTCATGATCATCTCCTCAAACCAACTCATGCTTGAGCAGAACTATTCCGATGTTTTACCCCAGTTGGCTGATAATGTATACTTGAATAAAGGTGATTATGGTCAGCTCCAAAATAAGACAGTTTCCATATGGAAATAGAATATCGAATGCAGCACACCTTTGATATTTAGCCAAAGGAAAACGTTCTAATGCAAAATATGGATCCTTAGAGGTTTCAATAACCTTTCATCTTAGCTAGATATTTGTTGGGAGAGGACACAATGCTGAGTAATTAATGAGTTGTTTTTCGTCCTCTCATTTTAGTTAGaatttattttgtgaaaaaaCTTTTTAACATAAGGAAGTTAAAAAACCACGACAATATTGAAAGTATAAAAAATTCTCTCtaaataagtgtatatataacGAACTGTTAAGATTTAACAATCTTAGCAAAGCGAACAAGATCTTACAAGGCTAAAGtctctcataaaaaaaaaatccaatttgatattaataactCTATGTCCAAAACTTTAAACTAATCTTCACTGTTTAAAATGAAGAACAATAAATGACAAACCTTTCCATAGAATTTTAGCTCCTCTCAATCTTTTTTGATCTCTCGCACATTTTAATTATAGGtattatgtgagatatctttttcttaataaaaattttattgtatttgtaaCATCTAGCCCAATAGCTCCgctcattatcaaaatattatttgttttgaataTGCACTCcgttatgattttattttttaaactttacatTCTAAAacatatcttaataatttaaaaacttacaaattatttaataaatattctcTTGTTATTTTCAAACGATGTGGAATGTTCACAAACCTAGCATTTACATTGTCACTGAGATacacaatattttttttcatgttttgtcaATATGAGATTTTCTAAAGAGTGTTACATTTGTCATCATCCTCCTTAGGGGATGTTGCATCCTCACTAAGGTACCCAATACATTGAGATGCCCAACATCTTTTTTGATGTTTTATCATTGTGAGATTTCCCTCTAGGTGTTGCATTCACCCCACTTATGAGATTTAATATCCTCTTATAGTCAGACTTAACGTCTTCATTAAGATTTGTTCTACTATCGTTTAAGACAATATGCAGAATAActttaatactatttataacATCCGATCCAATAATTTGATGTCAAGATAGATTTATCCCTTAATAACGACATGTAGAGTGactcacatatatatatatatatatatatatatatatatataaaatatttagtttaacAATTTGACCAATTGTTAAGacattatctattttgaataacAATTTATcacgattttactttttaaattttacaactCAAAACACTTTTTAATATCTTAGAAACACACATGCTATTTtacgatttttttttatcattttcaagtGATataataaacttatatatatccaacatttttatgtgatttatcaatgtaagatttatttagaAATGTTGCACTATTCCTAATGGGACTCTCATAATCCAATTTCAGTGCGATTCATTTTCATATAACAATTCTATTCCTCTTACATCCTTTAGGATTTCATTCAAATAATTCTTCATATAGGTTTGAAATACTATATAGGCTTTACTTGGACGATCCTCAAATAACAAACCCAACCCAACAAAATTCTCAATGCTCACCCTAAACGATGTCAAGCAGAAACAAAACTAGCTAATTGCTCTAGCTAATGGCCATCTACAGATGCTTGTTGCTTTAAATTAAGAACAAATCGACCCAGAGATAAAGTAGTGTTTGTACAATACATGAGCTAGTTCCagtaactaaaaataataaaaacattaataattacTTGTAAGTTTTGCTTGCAGGCTGGGACGATCccttctaattatatttttacaattagttatctcttatataaaaatagaaatcatAATTAAACCCACTAAGAAAAACAGTCTTATCATTTAAAAGACTGATGGACCTTTTTTAATGAGTTATTATAATCACGTAAATgttatttaagattaaatttaatctGAATCAAACTAATACAAGATCTAAATTAAGTTCTATTTGAACTCAAAAACACTTAATCATGATTAGCTTGAAAATATCTTGTAGATGATGTTGAAACAAACATATTGATGAGAGAACTGAATGGCATTTAATTTGACTTGATCGTTGAGAGTTGTTAGATCAAACAAATATCCTTCTAGgaatagaagaagaagactgTCACCTAATACGGAAATGAAATATGGTAGGCCGTTCTTTTCAAGGTTATCTTTTTTGTCtcctttatcattttcttgcGGGTGTGGCCAGAAACACAACATTTCATCACCATATATAATCTATTTCTTAATTTCTCCTAATTAAACAAACCCTAATCTTaaaacaaacatgaaaataaCTCAAGTATATACTTTGGGAATATTACAGTGAATGTCAACAAGGTCAAGATCttactttgtatgtttttttttttttgcaaacaGTAAAGAGTATTCTGGCTGGTTGGCTGAATGGTGGTCCCTGAATTCCCAAATTTGAGGGTAAAagaaaaccctaaccctagacAGATATACTTTAATTACCTCTGGTCAACATCTGTtgatatatgtgtatatatacattGATGTGGgctattaaaaaacaaaaatagaaaaagaagaaaaaccctAGACGACAGATACTTTATACCAGTATAGTTTGGGAGTTGATGATACCTGGGGCTCGAGCTATAGGGCTTCATCCCCAAAAAGAAGTTCATGAAGACAATTATAGCAAAAGCTGAAAGCCAGTTTAATTTTAGAGTAATATACACATAACAAAAActtcataaaattaaacatgatGTGTCTAACTGACCTTTGTATATGCGTTTCATCTTCTCCTTCTACATGACTGACTGCATAGCAAGAATGATCAGTGACGACCCCAAAATCATCTTAGTTGATTTTCTTCAGAGAGAAATGAAGAACAAAAGAGATGCCAGCGCATTCAAGAATATCTCCATTGGTGAACCCAGAAGTTTACACTTAATTCCCAACAGTAAACTAATTGCAGATCAGAGCTGAGGTTAAAGTAGTGCAAGATCCATATAAATCCCATgcataaaatcaattaagaagCTATATGGAAAACAAAAAACCCCTAATTTGATCTTTAAATTCATCGGTATAATCACAAACAAAGCTAGAAATTAATCACTTTGCCTAAAGCCTAACAAAGACCTCAACCAATTAATATGGCATTGAGTTGAAACTAAATCTTGTAGGCTGATTATGATGATGATCAGTTACATATAAAGATGGTTCCTCCTTTTGATCTTCAGTATTGCTGTTACTCCCAGCAGCCTTCTCCTGCTGATTATTTGCTCTATCTCCCTCTATTTCCCTAAACTTATGCAAATACCTTTTTAATGGCCCGGCGTAGTTATCAAAACCTAGCGTTCCTATAGCCCAGCAAATATCATCTCCATTCACAGTCTTCCGCCTTTCTTTTTTGCACTTTTCCGAAGCTTCACTGGTGATAAAACTTATGAACTCTGAAACACATTCTTGCATCGTTTCTTTAGCTTCCTTTGATATTTTCGCGTTTGGTGGCAAAATCTGCTTCATGATTCTCCCCACGTTCGCTATTGGCAACAGCCGCTCTTGCTCCTTGATACCTCCATCTTCAGTACTCGAACCACTTGCTCCAATATTATCTCCCATTTAAGATGCAATGAACTTGGCCTCTTGTGTGTCGCAAGTTCACACTTTGCAGCTTGCGGGTCAAAGTCTCAACTCCATTAATCTTTATATAAATTACATacataatcatttatataaaattacatatataatttttatattcaaataataatatatcattataggattaggtaattaaaaattaaaaataaaataatatataatcatataataatatattattatttatacataaaattatatacaaaaattatatatatatataaaattaatcccATCAGAGCCGTGTATTGTATCTTTATGTTGAACGTGGGATGTGATGATGCCGACCAGGTCGACTTCAATGCTGGGGTCGAGGCTCCCTGGCGCTCAGCTCAATCTATTGGGAcacttaataataattaaaactctaaaaattgtgattatgattctcttaaaaattattaatgtgttGTCTGGATTATGTCCACGTTTCCATGTTGGCAGCCACTCAAAAGACAACAATCATATTAACCTGCATCTTGATCAGCATGAAACAGTGCATGCTAAGAGggcttaattaattaattttgattataattttaattaattaagattgaaCCTGATAATCCAAGAGGTAAATCATGGGTATGTTTTCTGTTCCCAATTCTGCCTTTAGACTCCACCAATCAGCTGAGGCTAATTAAGGAATCATGTTTTGGCGTGGTTCAACCGTAACTTTTACTTTAAAAGCTGATGatcagtaattaattttttctcaagatTACATCATTCAATACGACAGCGGatgatttgtttatttgtttttgtttcgtAGTTTTGTGGTATGGGTTTAGCGTCAgaatcaaatttatcaatacTCCCATGGCCGTGAACTCAAATGTGTTGTATGTTGTGACATGGAGCACTACGTTGCCTTATAAATTGACAAGTTAGATTTACATGAAACAATACGTATTTAGAGCAAGTTAGATTTAATGTATAATATGTACGATaacatatcataaatataaatataatatattatcatatagttaaatcttattttatattcaatttaaaattatataattatttgataatatatattaaatatatatatttaaaataaatatatataattttattgttattcaaataTTATGGATTAATTATTGAAGATATCTCTTTCTTCTCTAAATTGATTAAAGTGGTACCACTTCATATATCTTCAAGAAGCTGTACTTCTCTGATGATGAagaataatatatgaataattcgTTGAACTTCCAAGGTGGCTATTCACTGATTTTTCGTACTGTTCAAACTTCAATGGATGAGCTGTTGGTTGGATAGTATCAGTTAGTGGGCATGGGCAGTTAGAATATTTTGGAGCCTTTTTCGAATTAGAATACTGACTAATCTTGGCTTCTGGTAATATGTCCTTTTAACCTtgattaattatctaattagatCAGTTTTAATTTCATTCAAAGTCTAAACTCAGTAGACTCGCATGCCAATATGTCATCACAAAGGAAAGTCCTCAGTAATAGATTAATTGGAATATGATTGTGATTTCAACTCTGTATGCACAAGTTCACaacataatttgtttataatttaaatggttcaaaagagaaatattaaataaaattaagaatatttttatagaAAGAAGCCATAAATAAAGTGATAAATGTAGCTCATATAGCTTTACTTTCAAGagtttttatttggttttactCTTAAAAGTGGTCTAAGTAGACATGCAAGAGCGTTTGATAAAGGAATTCATAAGAAGCAATGAGAAGTGTTTCCTTGGTAAACTTGcatttacataataaaataaaatacccaAGTGGACTAATGAAGATTA contains:
- the LOC123221661 gene encoding nuclear transcription factor Y subunit B-1-like; this translates as MGDNIGASGSSTEDGGIKEQERLLPIANVGRIMKQILPPNAKISKEAKETMQECVSEFISFITSEASEKCKKERRKTVNGDDICWAIGTLGFDNYAGPLKRYLHKFREIEGDRANNQQEKAAGSNSNTEDQKEEPSLYVTDHHHNQPTRFSFNSMPY